A genomic window from Ananas comosus cultivar F153 linkage group 22, ASM154086v1, whole genome shotgun sequence includes:
- the LOC109727110 gene encoding SKP1-like protein 4, producing MASQDCEAAASSRAAAEEQKTVRVAASSRAKKKEQKTVRVAASSSRAEKEEQKEERRTVRVTSNDGEEFEMDEAVARGSVMLRHMMELGIALDGVTLPIVSGEILALAVSYLRFHRDYDDGGSGYGYGYSYGYHSESEDTALTNFDRDLVKQLDQATLLDLLAKSGN from the exons ATGGCGTCGCAAGATTGCGAGGCAGCAGCGTCGTCGAGGGCGGCAGCGGAGGAGCAGAAGACGGTGAGGGTGGCGGCGTCGTCGAGGGCGAAGAAGAAGGAGCAGAAGACGGTGAGGgtggcggcgtcgtcgtcgagGGCGGAGAAGGAGGAGCAGAAGGAGGAGCGGAGGACTGTGAGGGTGACGAGCAACGACGGGGAGGAGTTCGAGATGGATGAGGCGGTGGCGCGGGGGTCGGTAATGCTGCGGCATATGATGGAGCTCGGCATCGCCTTGGACGGCGTCACGCTGCCGATAGTGAGCGGCGAGATCCTCGCGTTGGCGGTCTCGTACCTCAGGTTCCACCGCGACTATGACGACGGCGGCTCTGGCTATGGCTATGGCTATAGCTATGGCTATCACAGCGAAAGTGAAGACACAGCACTCACGAATTTCGATAGAGACCTCGTCAAGCAACTCGACCAAGCCACCCTCCTCGATCTCCTCGCT aaatcTGGCAACTAA
- the LOC109727111 gene encoding SKP1-like protein 11, with product MASQDCEAAATVLRVVMASQDCEAAASSRAAAASSQDCEAAASSRAEKEEQKKVRVAASSRAKKKEQKTVRVAASSSRAEKEEQKEERRTVRVTSNDGEEFEMDEAVARGSVMLRHMMELGIALDGITLPIVSGEILALAVSYLRASNYMEIEGLLRLTCQTVAEKLKGKTTEEIRQTFCIQNDYPPEEEEEVREEISWALEEKSLD from the exons atggcgTCGCAAGAttgcgaggcggcggcgacggtgttGAGGGTGGTAATGGCGTCGCAAGATTGCGAGGCAGCAGCGTCGTCGAGGGCGGCAGCGGCGTCGTCGCAAGATTGCGAGGCGGCGGCGTCGTCAAGGGCAGAGAAGGAGGAGCAGAAGAAGGTGAGGGTGGCGGCGTCGTCGAGGGCGAAGAAGAAGGAGCAGAAGACGGTGAGGgtggcggcgtcgtcgtcgagGGCGGAGAAGGAGGAGCAGAAGGAGGAGCGGAGGACTGTGAGGGTGACGAGCAACGACGGGGAGGAGTTCGAGATGGATGAGGCGGTGGCGCGGGGGTCGGTGATGCTGCGGCACATGATGGAGCTCGGCATCGCCTTGGACGGCATCACGCTGCCGATAGTGAGCGGCGAGATCCTCGCGTTGGCGGTCTCGTACCTCAGG GCGTCTAACTATATGGAAATCGAGGGACTGCTGCGTCTGACGTGCCAAACCGTGGCTGAGAAGTTGAAAGGCAAAACCACCGAGGAGATCCGGCAGACTTTCTGCATCCAAAACGACTACCctccggaggaggaggaggaagtgCGGGAAGAGATTTCATGGGCGCTGGAGGAGAAGAGTCTGGACTAA